agaaagCGTTTATGATAACTTTCAGAAAAACAACTACTTCTTTGAAGTCTTCATATATGTGgacataataaaattgtgaatcttttatgaataaataatatataagaataataataataaagataaataactcttattattacaataataataacgtTAACGATGTTtctatatagatatataactAGTATgcgtattttattttgttctttcatttttatattctttccctttttaaatatagagTCGATTCCATTAGCTGTTTGGGATACTATTTGACCAAAAATTTCGTTGCATTTGCAAACTCTTTTAACGAAATATCATATAGTTTGTTGTCTGAGTTTCTGCAAAGTTTTAAGGTAATATAGGTGATATATTACATGCGTTCCcacatatatgaatatatatatatatatatacatagatgcatatatatgcatgtttcCCAAAACGATGTTTTAATATTGGCAGAATGAAAGACCTAATAGTGATATGATAGAATACCTCAACGTTCTAATTAagagtaaattttttactataacCCTTATTCCAACTAATACTCCAGTAAAAGTACttatttaaacatattagaaaaaagaaaataatgaaagttataaaatattgtatacTCACTCATATGGGCATCCataaacttattttttttttttaaatgtaatataggTAGATTGTATTTTAAATCTAGCGAAATCATATAAATTGGAAAATAACTTCTATAATGTAATAGAATTAATTAATGCTATATTAATTTGCCAGGATAAAAGAagttttttgtataaatctATTTATATGAGAATATGCGAATGTTCAAACAAGTACTTGCCTCATCAAAATGTAATCGTGAAAATGAACAAACTCGGAGATATAATTGAGTAAGCACCTGTTCGAATACATCAGTTATGAAAATGAGAGActagataaaatatatatatatatatgtatgtatgtatgtatgtatgttaaaAATGGTTAATagattaatttaaaattaagaaatatgGTTTCCACTGCGAAAGTAGTTactaaaagtaaaaataactCTGGCGGATACAGACACCTAGGCACAAAAGTATTCATATCAATGCAcatataacaataaattGAACAAACAAActctttactttttttagcAAAAAGGAGGGTAAGGAGATATGtaaattatgttttacaaaggaatatgaagaaataacGAGTAAAAGGCagttcaaaaatttttttcttttgaagTTTTCTTTTACTAAAACACTTGATGAATATAGTAACATAGGTTATTCATCATTAttgcatttaatttttcattaattagtttcaataaattttatgtacTTCTGGggtaaaattttcatattcgtttagtattatttaaaaaaattttgtttgtttgcttgttttttttttttttttgattaagATGAATGCACAACTTTTGAAGTTTTATATCAAGACATCCCTGAAAGAACAGAAACCTTTGAAACTGGAATGAAGTACAACTTAATTGTTGTGTCCATTCCTAACCAAGTTAAGAAGTGATTATATAGAAATGCAATTAACCTCAAGAATGTAAATTTTCAatgatatacatatgaaaatatgcatgtataatttttcattatttttttatttatttttgcacTTAAAAGCCAAATAAAAACAGCATTAAGGGTTCACGAGTTAGCAATCTGTGGCTATTGAATTATTGGAAAcatgtaattataataaaatggagTTAACGTACTATTTAATCaattattcataattaaagataaagaatttgcatatatatatatattattattattattattattattgttacagttttttttttctttttttattgcgACCATTtaagaatacaaaaaaatttggaaGTAACCTGTTGGCACTAccagaaaaggaaaagacaTCGTTGTCCACTGAAATATTTAACGATTTACTACAATCCCAAAATTTAGATGGTACATAATTACTTTTTCCGCtagtatatacatgtatgtacacatatatatgctctagtaggatatatatgtatatctcAGAATATTCTCTTTCCGCATAATTTCTGAGCAGAcatgaataaaattatagttGACATATTAAAGATGCCGAATAATAATTCCTGTTTGagtaaaatttgtaaaacGACCAAATTAACCTTAATATTAATTAGCATTTGCagtaactttttaaaatactcaAAAATGGACATTTTTGCGTACGATATAtacaacaaaattaaatCGAACAAATGGCTAAATCCTAGCTCAAAAGGACATACCTTAgcaagtaaaataaaaaaaaaaaaaaaagtttaatctaaaaaaatgtaatgcTCATAAGAGTCAATCTGTTAGAAGCAGTTTTTTCCGTTGAGAGTTGTTTATCTGATTGTACCTGaacatagatatatacaaatatatgccCATACGTACGCGGAATGAGAACATCACTTGCATTTGTTGCATGTGCAGGGGTAAGAGCGCCTCactgttttttta
The window above is part of the Plasmodium malariae genome assembly, chromosome: 10 genome. Proteins encoded here:
- the PmUG01_10048000 gene encoding conserved Plasmodium protein, unknown function; translated protein: MFFNKYRKKFKNTKRRYCGVPEISRKEGNNSFLPILGSDSLKELILRDYFKIILESVYDNFQKNNYFFEVFIYVDIIKLVDSISCLGYYLTKNFVAFANSFNEISYSLLSEFLQSFKNERPNSDMIEYLNVLIKSKFFTITLIPTNTPVKVDCILNLAKSYKLENNFYNVIELINAILICQDKRSFLYKSIYMRICECSNKYLPHQNVIVKMNKLGDIIDKKEGKEICKLCFTKEYEEITSKRQFKNFFLLKFSFTKTLDEYSNIDECTTFEVLYQDIPERTETFETGMKYNLIVVSIPNQPNKNSIKGSRVSNLWLLNYWKHNTKKFGSNLLALPEKEKTSLSTEIFNDLLQSQNLDDMNKIIVDILKMPNNNSCLSKICKTTKLTLILISICSNFLKYSKMDIFAYDIYNKIKSNKWLNPSSKGHTLARVRAPHCFFICLDEIIMKDLVKFCNYFCNIKLLNVKKDSFNILLTQKYDILVININNLSNSQINVLVELMKNGIYKNKKCFFPISTTFWVYAVKPYIRNEQEFNAYIKEDLLARFDFLFELSFEDVDDLIDEILKTTDDVENKNFDFYFELNNKYSYLKKSNLSNFEFSEMSDITKSIIQKYFNMAADLSTLTIYHIGICELLCISVSILLGKNECLIEHVVLGLFLYDTFVSSKKNELTQFDKNILKSIIDPPNNESTSFQKLMNYFSSYINATVNL